The window GGGCGCCCAGCAGCCGGGACACCGCGAACACCAGCGGTGGCTGGCGGTGCGTCTCCGGGATGCGACGCAGCACATCGCGCAGCTGCTCGTCATCGCTGACGCCGGCCGCCCACTCCCCGTACAGGGCGCTGCGCCCGGGGGCCTCGTCGCGCGCGAAGCGGGCATAGCGCTCCCGGATCGGGTCGGTCATGCGTCCATTCTGACGCGCAGCGCCGAGACACCGCCGCAGCGTGGAGAATGGAGAGGACCCGAGGAGGACGCAATGTCGTACAGCGTGGACAAGACCGAAGACGAGTGGCGCAAGGAGCTCGGCGAAGAGCAGTACGCGGTGCTGCGCCAGGCCGCGACCGAGCGCGCCTGGACCGGAGAACTGCTCGACGAGGAGCGCGCCGGCCTGTACACGTGCGGAGCGTGCGGCGCCGAGCTGTTCAAGAGCGGCACCAAGTTCGACTCCGGGTGCGGGTGGCCCAGCTTCTACGAGTCGATCCGGCCCGACGCCGTGGAGCTCCTGGAGGACGACAGCCTGGGCATGGTGCGCACCGAGGTCCGCTGCGCGACGTGCGGCTCGCACCTCGGGCACGTGTTCCCCGACGGCTTCGGCACTCCCACGGGCGACCGCTACTGCATGAACTCGATCGCGCTGAACTTCACGCCAGACGAGTCGTGAGCGCGCTCGACGCCGTCCGCGCACGACAGTCCTGGTCGAAGGTCGGAGACACCGCGCCCGGGCGGGAAGAACTGCTGGCCCTGGTGGCCGCGGCCGGACGCGTCGCCGATCACTCCTCGCTGCGACCGTGGCGGCTGATCGAGCTGCGCGGCGCCGATCGAGAGGCCCTCGGAGCAGCGATCGCCCAGGCGCAGGGCGACGACTCCCCCTCGACGAAGCCGCTGCGCGCCCCCCTGCTGATCGCGGTGGTGGCCAGCTACCAGCCGAGCGAGAAGGTGCCGCGGTGGGAGCAGGAGGCCGTCGCCTCCGGCGTCGCCCACGTGCTCAGCCTCCTGCTGGACGAAGCAGGGTGGGGTGTGATCTGGCGCACCGGACATTTCACGCGGTCGCAGCCGGTCGCGGCGATGCACGGCCTCGCCGACGACGAGGAGCTGCTGGGCTGGCTGTACGTCGGCGACAAACCGCCGGGGAAGTCGCCGGGCCGACGCAAGGCCGTCGACGCGCGCAGACTGCTGACGCGTCTTCCCTCGACCCAACCGGCCGTCGCCGCCGCCGAGCCCGCCGAGCTCGCCGAGAACGAGAAGAAGGCCGAGGCGAACGCGGAGAAGAAGTCCGCCAAGAAGGCGAAGAAGAAGGCGAAGAAGGCCGCCAAGAAGGCGAAGAAGAAGGCCGCGAAGGAGAACCCCGCGTAGTCACCGGCCACGACGCCGCGGCACTGCCACGACGACCGACGCCACCGCGACGACGACCATCGCGATCACCTGCCACAGCGCCGGTCCCGCCTCCGCAGGCCACAGCACGTCGATCACCACCGAGGTCACCAGCTGGCCCAGCACCGAGCCGAGCCCCATCAGCAGCACTCCCGTGTGAGCCACGATGAACGCGCCGAGCAGGATGTACGCGGCACCGAGGAACCCGCCGAGGTAGAGCCACGGCTCGGCCGGGAGGGGGTCCGGCGCTCCGCGCAGCGCGACGCTCAGGGCCGCGGCGACCGCGAGCACGACCGTCCCGGCGATGAAGCTCATGAGCGTGGCGGCGATGGGCGACTGCACGCGCTGCGCCAAACGCCCGTTGGTCGCGGCCTGCCAGGCGATGCCCACTCCCGCGAGGAACGGCAGCACCAGCATCCACAGCGGAGCGGACGCCAGGACGTCGCCCGACAGGGAGATCGCGACCGCGGCGAGCGCCAGCGCCCCACCGAGCAGGCGACCGGGGGTCACCGCGACGACGCCCGCGGGCCCGAAGCCGATCCGGTCCAGCACCAGGCCGTGGAGCGTCTGCCCCGCCACCACGCCGACCGTGAACAGCGAGACGCCGAGGACGCCCGCTGTGAGCCCCTGCGTCGAGACCGTGAGGGCCCCGCACGCGCCGCCGAGGAGCATCCAGAACGGGACGGAGCGCCCGCGGACCCCCCGCCATAGCCGTACGGCACCGCGACGGGCGAACGGCAGGAGCGCGATCACGACCGCGAGCGCCACGAGCCCGACCGAGAAGGAGAGGAAGCCCGCGACGATGCCGTTGTCGACCCGTACGCCCAGCACCCCGTTGATCCGCGCCTGGATGGCGGTCATGACGCCGATGGCGACGGCTCCGCCGAGGGCCAGGGGCGCGGGGAGTCGACGGGCGTCTGTCACCCGTCGACCCTATCCGAGCCCCGGAACCCGACGGCCCACGGTGCTCACGGCGCAGCATGGTGGCCCCGGACAGCGCCCCCGCGCAAGCGGTCACTCATCCTTCCGGGGGAGGATCCGGAGCGCGCGGAAAGGTACCGCGGGCGGACGCGCGCGGCGGGCGCCGTCCGTAGCGTGGACGACATGATCACAGCAGAAGGCCTCACCAAGAGGTTCGGAGACAAGACGGCCGTCGATGACGTGTCGTTCACCGTCCAGCCGGGCACGGTCACCGGGTTCCTCGGCCCGAACGGTGCCGGGAAGTCGACGACCATGCGCCTGATCGTCGGACTCGACCGGCCCACCTCGGGTCGCGCTGCCGTCGGCGGGCGCGAATACCGCAAGCTCCGCGCCCCGCTCACCGAGGTCGGGGTGCTCCTCGACGCGAAGGCCGTGCACACCGGGCGCACCGCCAGGAATCATCTGCGGGCGATGGCCGCGACCCACGGCATCCCCGACTCGCGGGTCGACGAGGTGATCGACCTCGCCGGCATCGGCTCCGTCGCCCGCAAGCGCGCCGGGAAGTTCTCCCTGGGCATGGGCCAGCGCCTCGGGATCGCCTCGGCTCTACTGGGTGACCCGCACACGTTGATCCTCGACGAGCCGGTCAACGGTCTCGACCCCGAGGGTGTGCGCTGGGTGCGGCAGTTCGTGCGCCACGCCGCCTCGGAGGGGCGGACCGTGCTGCTGTCGAGCCACCTGATGAGCGAGATGGCGCAGACCGCCGACCACGTGATCGTGATGGGACGCGGGCGTGTCCTCGCCGATGCTCCCCTCGCGGACCTCGTGCGTTCGTGGACCAGGAACACCGTTCGGGTGCGCACGCCGCGTCCCGCGGAGCTCGCCGCGGCCGTGGGGGCGCCGGACGTCGAGATCGTCAGCTCCGCGCCGGATCTGCTCGACATCGTCGGTCTCCCGGCCGCACGCATCGGCGACCTGGCTGCCGAACGCGGTATCCCCCTGCACGAACTCACGCCCACCACCGGCTCTCTCGAGGACGCCTACCTCGCTCTCACCGGCGACGCCGTCGAGTACCGCACGAAGGAGCTCTCATGACCACGCAGGCCCCCGTCGCCACGACACCGCGCGTCGACACCGGTCGCCGGCTCACCTTCTTCCGGGCCGTCCGCAGCGAGACCATCAAGCTCACCACGCTGCGCTCCACGTGGTGGTCCATCGCGATCGCCGCCGTCCTCACGATCGGCATCGCCATGCTGATCGCCCAGGCGGTGGACGTTCCGGGGTTCGAACCCATCCAGGCCGTGGTCATGCCGATCCAGTTCACGATGCTGTTGGCGGGCATCATCGGCGCGATCGCGGTGACCGGCGAGTACTCGACCGGCATGATCCGCTCGACGCTCACGGCCGTTCCGGTGCGCGGGGCCGTCCTGCTCGCGAAGTCGCTCGTGCTGGCGCTGTTCCTGTTCGTGTCCTCGCTCGTGATCTTCGGTGTCGCGGCCGTGGCGGTCGGGATGATCGTCGGTTCCCGCGATCAGAGCATCGACTGGTCCGACCCGTCGGCGTCGTTCCTGCCGATCCTGGTCGCATCCCTGTCGATGTCGGTGTTCGCCCTGATCGGCGTCGCGTTCGGGTTCATCCTGCGCTCGGGCGCCGGCGCGATCGCCGCGACGGTCGGCCTGCTGTTCGTGCTGCCGATCGTCGGGAACTTCTTCTCGATGGCCGGTGAGGCGTGGGCGTGGGTGGTGGATGCCGCGACCTATCTTCCGGTGGCGGCCGCGCAGAGCGCGATCCTCCCGGGTGAGGGAGCGGCGATCGAGGCCCCCGTCGCCTTTCTGACGCTCGCTTGCTGGGTGGTCGGAGCGCTGCTTGCCGCATGGGCGGTCCTGCGCACGCGCGACGCGTAGAGTCGGCCCGTGAGGAGAACGCGCAGCCGCAGCGACTCGATCCGTGAGGACGAGGAGCTGCGGCTTCCGCGTCCGCCCGGGGTGTTCCGACGCTTCTGGGCGCGGCACCCCGTGGTCGCCGACGTCCTCCTCACGGCGCTCTGCGTCCTGCTCACGCTGACACCGGCCGCGCGTCTGGACGCTCTGCCGGAGCCGTGGGCCGTCGTCCGTGCGATCGTCTGGCCCCTGGCCGTCCTCGCCGCCTGTGCCACGCTGCTGTGGCGGCGGCGGCTCCCGCTGCTCCCGGCGGTCGCGGCGTATGCACTCGACGTGTTCTTTCTGCTCGCGGGTTCTCCGGGCAGCAGCCCGCTGCTCCTGATCGCGGGCTTCTCCCTCGCCGTCCACGGGTCGTCGCGCGCGGCCTGGGCGGCCTTCGGCTGGGGTGTCGCCGCGGTGTCGGCGGTCGCCGGCGCGCTGCTGCTGACCGGTGGCGTCACCCTCCAGTCGGGCCTCAACACGGTCCTGAGCACCGTGGTCCTCGGTCTCATCGGCACTCTGATCGGCGTGAACGTCGGCAATCGCCAGCGATACATCGACGCGGTGATCGACCGATCGCGGCAACTCCTGGTCGAACGCAATCAACAGGCCCAGCTGGCGGCGGCCGCGGAGCGCGCGCGGATCGCCCGCGAGATGCACGACATCGTGTCGCACTCGCTGACGGTGATCGTCGCCCTGTCGGAGGGTGCGGCCGCGACCCCCGATCACACGCAGGCCCGCGCGGCAGCCTCGACCGCTGCCGAGACGGCCAGGAGCGCGCTGACGGAGATGCGATCGATGCTGGGCGTACTGCGCGACGACGACTCGCCGCTCCCCCTCGCGCCGGTCGAGCCCGCCCAGCCGCGGGAGACGGTCGAAGCCGCCCAGCGCGCGGGGTACCCGGTGACGCTCACGGTGACGGGCACCGCCGACGTCCCGCCGTCCGTCGCCCACGCACTGGGCCGGATCGTGCAGGAGGGGGTGACGAACGCCATGCGCCACGCTCCTGCCGTCTCGATGATCGGTGTCTCGATCGGCTATTCCGACGACGAGGTCCGCGTCGAGGTGGTCAACGACGGCGTCTCCGGCACCGACGTCGGCGCGGGCGGCTTCGGCCTCCGCGGACTCACCGAACGCGCGGCGCATGTCCACGGCCGGCTGCACTCCGGACCGGACGGTCCCGGCCGATGGCGCCTGCACGCCCGACTGCCCCTCAGCCCGGTCGTCCCCGCGACGACACCCACCCCGGAGGACCCCTCATGACATCGCCGATCCGCGTGCTCCTCGTCGACGACCAGGAGCTGATCCGCCTCGGCTTCCGGATGGTGCTCGAGTCCGAACCCGACATCGTGGTCGTCGGGGAGGCGAAGGACGGCCGCGCGGCGATCGCCCAGAGCGCGGCCCTTGCGCCCGACCTCGTGCTCATGGACATCCGGATGCCCGAACTCGACGGCATCGCCGCCACGTCGGCCATCGTGCGCGACCACCCGGAGACCCGCGTGCTCGTGCTCACGACCTTCGACCTGGACGAGTACGCGTTCGGGGCGATCCGCGCCGGCGCGAGCGGGTTCCTCCTCAAGGACGCGCAACGCCACGAGATGCTCGCAGCGGTGCGGGCCGTGCACCGTGGGGACGCCGCGCTCTCCCCCCGCATCACCCGCCTGCTGCTCGAGCACGTGGGGCCGCGGCTCGGATCCGGAACACCGGCGGAGCCCGACCGCGCGGATGCGTCCCGCTACGCCTCGCTGACCGACCGGGAGCAGGAGGTGTTCCTGGCGATCGGTCAGGGCCTGACCAATGCCGAGATCGCGCGCGCTCTCTATGTGGGCGAGTCCACCGTCAAGACGCACGTGGGCCGGGTGCTGGCCAAGCTCGACGCCCGCGATCGCATCCACGCGGTCATCCTCGCGCATCGGCTCGGACTCGTCGGCGACTGACGACTCAGGCGGCGGAGGTCGGCGTCCACGCCGAGACATCGTTCAGACGGTGCACCTCGTCGGACGACAGCTCGAGCCGTGCGCCCTCCAGCAGGTCGGGCACCTGATCCACGGAGCGGGCGCTCGCAATCGGGGCGACCACGGTCGGCTGGGCCCGGAGCCAGGCGAGCGACACCGCGGCGATCGAGGTTCCGCGGGCGTGCGCGACCTCGCCGAGCGCGTCGAGGACGCGCAGGCCCTGGTCGGTGGCGTAGCGCGCGGCACCCGCGGCCCTCGGCGACGCCTCGCCGCTGGCGTCGGTCGAGCGATACTTCCCGGTGAGGAACCCACTCGCCAGGGCGTAGTAGGGCACCAGCCCGAGTCCGAACTCCTCGGCGACCGGGATGATGGTGTCTTCCACGACGTTGCGGTGCACGAGGTTGTAATGCGGCTGGATCGCGATCGGCTGCGCGACCCCGAGCCGCCCGGCGATGTCGACCCACTCGCGAATGCGCTCGGCCGAGTAGTTCGACACCCCCACGTGTCGCACGAGGCCGTCGCTGACCAGCTGCCCGAACGCGGCGACCGTCTCCTCCAGCGGAACGGTCTCGTCGTCGAAGTGCGCGTAGTACAGGTCCAGCTCGTCGACGCCCAGCCGCGTCAGCGACGCCTCCGCTGCGGCGCGCACCGTGGTCGCGGAGAGCCCGGAGAAGTCCGGATGCTGGCTCACCTTCGTCGCGACGACGACACCGCGCGGGCGGCGCGAAGCCAGCCACTCCCCGATGATCTCCTCACTCTCCCCGCCCCGATTCCCCGGTACCCACGCACTGTACGAGTCCGCTGTGTCGATGAAGTCGCCGCCACCGTCGACATAGGCGTCGAGGACGGCGAAGGATGCGTCGCGATCGGCGGTCCAGCCGAACACGTTGCCACCGAGGGCGAGGGGGAAGACGTCGAGGTCACTGCTGCCGATGCGGGTCATGCTCATCACAACCGCGATCGCGATACTCGGCATTCCCACGTGACGCCGTGTGACGCCGCTCCGTCAGCGTCGTTGCGCGGCGGACTCGCCCTGGTCGTAGATCTGCGACGGACGCCCGACGAGACGGCTGTCCGGCGCGTGTGCGACCCGCGCGTCCTTTCCGTCGTATTCGAAGCGCGACAGCACGTAGCGGATGGCCTCGAGCCGTGCGCGCTTCTTGTCGTTCGAGCGCACCACGATCCACGGCGTGACCGGGGTGTCCGTGTGGAAGAACATCGCTTCCTTCGCCGTGGTGTAGTCGGCCCACCTGTCCATGCTCGCGATGTCGGTGGGGCTCAGCTTCCACTGCTTCACGGGATCCTCGCGACGGCGGTCGAACCGGCGGCGCTGCTCCGCCTCACCCACCGAGAACCAGAGCTTGATCAGCCGGATGCCCGAGCCCACCAGCATCCGCTCGAATTCCGGAGCGGTTCGGAGGAACTCCTGGTACTCCTCATCGGTGCAGTACCCCATGACGCGCTCGACCCCGGCGCGGTTGTACCAGGAACGGTCCATGAGGACCATCTCACCGCCGGACGGCAGATGGGCCACGTACCGCTGGAAGTACCACTGCGTGCGCTCGGCGTCGGTCGGCTTGTCGAGAGCGACGACCCGGGCCCCGCGAGGGTTGAGATGCTCCATGAAGCGCTTGATGGCCCCGCCCTTGCCGGCTGCGTCGCGCCCCTCGAACAGGACCAACACCCGCTCCGCGCTGTGCTTCACATGCGCCTGCAGCTTGAGCAGCTCGATCTGGAGGAGGCGCTTCTCGGTCTCGTACTCGGCGCGGGAGAGCTTTTCCGAATACGGGTAGCCCTGCTGCCACTCGGGAACGTCCATCGTCAGCCTCCTGCGAACGGGGCGGCCGTAGGAGGCCTGAACAGATGCGCGCAGGTGGCCGGGGCGGGGTGCCGGCCACCTGCACATAAGTAACATAACACTCGCCAAAGTGTTACGCAAATGGCGCGACCGCGGCGGCGCACGACCTTCCCATACCTACCTCTAGGTATGGCATGATCCTTCTATGAGCACAGATGCGAGGGAATCCCTGCTACGCGCGGCGCAACAGCTGTATGCCGCCAACGGGGTGGCGGCGACCACCCCGCGGCAAGTCATCGAGCGAAGCGGTGTGGGACACGGGAGCCTCTATCACCACTTCCCTTCGAAGCGCGACCTGGCGCTCGCTGCCGTCGGCCGTTCGGTGGATGAAGCGTTGGCATCGTCCTCCGACGCCCTGAACGCCCACACCGAGTCGCGAGCGAGGATCGCCGCGTACCTCGAACGTCCCCGCGAGGCGACCTCGGGGTGCCGTATCGGTCGCCTCACGGCTGACCCCTTCGTCGCGGCCGACGAGGAGCTCAGCGCCTCCGTCGCCCGCTACTTCCTCGACCTCATCGGTCTCGTCGCCGACGTCTTCGAAGAGCAGGGGCTCGATGGGGGCGTCGCGCGCGACCGGGCTACGGCCGCGGTGGCGGTGATCCAGGGCGGGTATGTCCTGTCGCGAGCCACGGGGGACGAGGAGATGATGCGCGCCGCCGTCCGCGGGTTCCTCGGGCTCGTGGACGCACCCCAGCGACCGGAGGGCGACTCATGACTCTGATCGCGCACCTCAGCGACCCGCATCTGGACACATCTCCGCACCGACTGCGCCGGCTCGAGGCAGTGCTCGCAGCGGTGTCCTTCCTCCCCGACGTCGATGCGATCGTCCTCAGCGGCGATCTTGCCGACCACGGCGCCGCCGAGGAGTACGCCCAACTGTTCGCGACCCTCCCGGCGGACATACCGACGATCGTCGTACCCGGGAATCACGATCACAGCGAGACGATGCTCCACTCCCAGGCCCAGGCCGGTCTCAACCCGGCCCTGTCGGGCTTCATCGACGTGGGCGAGGTGCGCGTCATCGGGCTGGACTCACACCTCGATGCTCGCGTCGAAGGCCACCTCACGCCGGACACGATCGACTTCGCGCGGCACGCAGCGAGCTCGGCCCCCGGCACCGTCCTTCTCACGATGCATCACCCACCGGTGCCCGTCGGGCATGACGTCGCGGACCGGTGGAATCTGGAGAACACGAGCGACCTGGAGGCGCTGATCGTGGGGAACGCACGAATCATCGGCGTCCTGACCGGGCACGTGCACTCCGCCCTCGCCGCGTCGTTCGCCGGGGTACCGGTGCTCGGTGCCCCGGGCATCGTCTCCACGATGCGACTGGGAAGCAGGCTCAATCCGATCGCGGACGACACGGCGATGCCGGGGCTGGCCATTCACACCATCGACGGCACCGCCATCCGCACCGTGTTCCACTACCTGAGCCCCGCCGAGCTGTGAGACGCAACGCCCGCCATCCCCCGGAAATACAGGGATGGCGGGCGTTGCCGTCCGGAGCCGACTACGGGACTCGAACCCGTAACCCCCGTATTACAAGTACGGTGCGCTACCAATTGCGCCAAGTCGGCGGGTGCCATCAGCTTAGCGATGGCGGAGGCGCCGCTCGATTACGGCGCGGGCGTCGACGTGGCCGACGGCGTCGGAGTGGGGGTCGAGGTGGACTCGTAGTACGCCTCGCTCGCCACCGACATCACGAACGTGGACAGCTCCTGCGGGTCGTCGAGCGCCCCCACATAGGCCTCGCCGTTCACGACGATCATCGGCGCGGCGGTGAGGACCAGGTCGTCGGAACCGGCGAGCGGACCCTTGAGCGCCCGCGTGGTCGCTTCCTTCGCCCAGTTCACGAAGTCGCCCTCCTCGATGCACTTGCGGACGACCTTCCCGTTGTCGACGCCGACCGCTCCAGCGAGGTTCGCCAGCTCCTGATCGGAGAGACCGTCGCTGCCGACCTCGGGCTGATCGTCGAGCAGGTCGTGATTGAACGCGTAGAACTGGTCGGGCGAGTGCGTCGCGACGCACGCCGCAGCTGCGGCCGAGCGCAGCGAGTACTTCGTGCCGTTGGAGCTGGCCGTCAGCAGCGCGACGGGGTGATAGCTCACTGTCGCCGCGCCGTCCTCGATCCACTGCGCGAGCAGTCGCGCGTTCGCGCGCTCGAACTTCCCCGCATCGGGCGACAGATAGTCGACGTAGACGTGCACGTCCACAGCCTGAGACGCGGTCGGATCCGGCGTGGGAGAAGCGGAGGCACCGGCCTCGGACGGCGTGGGCGTCGGCGTGGCGGGGGCTTCGGCGGAGGTGGCCATCGACGAGATGTCGGTCACCACGACGCCGTCCGACTCCATGCCGCTCGGGCTGAGCTGAGGCTTGGATACCTGCGACGTCACGGCCATGGTCACCGCGGTGCCGATGGCCCCGACGGCGATCACCGCGACCGCGCCGATGATGATCCGTCTCATCAGGCGGGCCCTCGACTGCTGGGCGTGCACCTTCTGGGCCTTCTCCCGCACGACCTCGCGGGAATTGCGAGGTGCGGGGACGTTCGGCGTTTCGTCGCTCGACATCGTTCCTCTTGAGTCTCGGGGGGTCCGGGTTGGCCCCGACCGTCGCCCGGCGACGATCGCCGCAGAACGCGGCCGGATTCGATGCTAGTCAGTGAGGCTGAGAAATACCCAGGTACGGCCGATCGTGCCATACTGAACCCGACCCGATGGCGGGTCACGGCGGGTCACTCCGCCGCTTCATTCACTACGGATCGTCCGGCACGTACCTGCCGGTGAAGGAGAAACACGATGGCATCTGTGACTTTCGACGAGGCCACCCGCCTCTACCCCGGCGGAACCCGTCCGGCCGTCGACAAGCTCAACCTCGAGGTGGGCGACGGTGAATTCCTCGTCCTCGTCGGCCCTTCCGGTTGTGGTAAGTCCACCTCGCTCCGCATGCTCGCCGGCCTCGAAGAGGTCAACTCCGGCCGCATCCTGATCGGTGACCGCGACGTCACCGACGTGCCGCCGAAGGACCGCGACATCGCGATGGTCTTCCAGAACTACGCCCTGTACCCGCACATGACGGTCGCCGAGAACATGGGCTTCGCGCTCAAGATCGCCGGCGTCGGCAAGGAGGAGCGCGCCGCCCGTGTCCTGGAGGCCGCCAAGCTCCTCGACCTCGAGCAGTACCTGACCCGCAAGCCGAAGGCCCTGTCGGGTGGTCAGCGTCAGCGCGTCGCGATGGGCCGCGCCATCGTCCGTCAGCCGCAGGTGTTCCTCATGGACGAGCCGCTGTCGAACCTCGACGCCAAGCTCCGCGTGCAGACCCGTACGCAGATCGCGTCGCTGCAGCGCCGTCTCGGCGTCACCACGGTCTACGTCACGCACGACCAGACCGAGGCGCTCACGATGGGCGACCGGATCGCCGTGCTGAAGGACGGTCTGCTGCAGCAGGTCGGCTCGCCGCGCGACCTGTATGAGAAGCCGAACAATGTCTTCGTCGCCGGCTTCATCGGCTCCCCCGCCATGAACCTGTTCGCGGCGGACCTCGCCGACGGCGGCGTGCGCTTCGGCACCGAGGTCGTCCCGCTCGACCGCG of the Microbacterium sufflavum genome contains:
- a CDS encoding sensor histidine kinase produces the protein MRRTRSRSDSIREDEELRLPRPPGVFRRFWARHPVVADVLLTALCVLLTLTPAARLDALPEPWAVVRAIVWPLAVLAACATLLWRRRLPLLPAVAAYALDVFFLLAGSPGSSPLLLIAGFSLAVHGSSRAAWAAFGWGVAAVSAVAGALLLTGGVTLQSGLNTVLSTVVLGLIGTLIGVNVGNRQRYIDAVIDRSRQLLVERNQQAQLAAAAERARIAREMHDIVSHSLTVIVALSEGAAATPDHTQARAAASTAAETARSALTEMRSMLGVLRDDDSPLPLAPVEPAQPRETVEAAQRAGYPVTLTVTGTADVPPSVAHALGRIVQEGVTNAMRHAPAVSMIGVSIGYSDDEVRVEVVNDGVSGTDVGAGGFGLRGLTERAAHVHGRLHSGPDGPGRWRLHARLPLSPVVPATTPTPEDPS
- a CDS encoding LmrA/YxaF family transcription factor; translated protein: MASSSDALNAHTESRARIAAYLERPREATSGCRIGRLTADPFVAADEELSASVARYFLDLIGLVADVFEEQGLDGGVARDRATAAVAVIQGGYVLSRATGDEEMMRAAVRGFLGLVDAPQRPEGDS
- the ppk2 gene encoding polyphosphate kinase 2, yielding MDVPEWQQGYPYSEKLSRAEYETEKRLLQIELLKLQAHVKHSAERVLVLFEGRDAAGKGGAIKRFMEHLNPRGARVVALDKPTDAERTQWYFQRYVAHLPSGGEMVLMDRSWYNRAGVERVMGYCTDEEYQEFLRTAPEFERMLVGSGIRLIKLWFSVGEAEQRRRFDRRREDPVKQWKLSPTDIASMDRWADYTTAKEAMFFHTDTPVTPWIVVRSNDKKRARLEAIRYVLSRFEYDGKDARVAHAPDSRLVGRPSQIYDQGESAAQRR
- a CDS encoding DMT family transporter, whose amino-acid sequence is MALGGAVAIGVMTAIQARINGVLGVRVDNGIVAGFLSFSVGLVALAVVIALLPFARRGAVRLWRGVRGRSVPFWMLLGGACGALTVSTQGLTAGVLGVSLFTVGVVAGQTLHGLVLDRIGFGPAGVVAVTPGRLLGGALALAAVAISLSGDVLASAPLWMLVLPFLAGVGIAWQAATNGRLAQRVQSPIAATLMSFIAGTVVLAVAAALSVALRGAPDPLPAEPWLYLGGFLGAAYILLGAFIVAHTGVLLMGLGSVLGQLVTSVVIDVLWPAEAGPALWQVIAMVVVAVASVVVAVPRRRGR
- a CDS encoding aldo/keto reductase, with the protein product MTRIGSSDLDVFPLALGGNVFGWTADRDASFAVLDAYVDGGGDFIDTADSYSAWVPGNRGGESEEIIGEWLASRRPRGVVVATKVSQHPDFSGLSATTVRAAAEASLTRLGVDELDLYYAHFDDETVPLEETVAAFGQLVSDGLVRHVGVSNYSAERIREWVDIAGRLGVAQPIAIQPHYNLVHRNVVEDTIIPVAEEFGLGLVPYYALASGFLTGKYRSTDASGEASPRAAGAARYATDQGLRVLDALGEVAHARGTSIAAVSLAWLRAQPTVVAPIASARSVDQVPDLLEGARLELSSDEVHRLNDVSAWTPTSAA
- a CDS encoding ABC transporter ATP-binding protein is translated as MITAEGLTKRFGDKTAVDDVSFTVQPGTVTGFLGPNGAGKSTTMRLIVGLDRPTSGRAAVGGREYRKLRAPLTEVGVLLDAKAVHTGRTARNHLRAMAATHGIPDSRVDEVIDLAGIGSVARKRAGKFSLGMGQRLGIASALLGDPHTLILDEPVNGLDPEGVRWVRQFVRHAASEGRTVLLSSHLMSEMAQTADHVIVMGRGRVLADAPLADLVRSWTRNTVRVRTPRPAELAAAVGAPDVEIVSSAPDLLDIVGLPAARIGDLAAERGIPLHELTPTTGSLEDAYLALTGDAVEYRTKELS
- a CDS encoding DsbA family protein encodes the protein MSSDETPNVPAPRNSREVVREKAQKVHAQQSRARLMRRIIIGAVAVIAVGAIGTAVTMAVTSQVSKPQLSPSGMESDGVVVTDISSMATSAEAPATPTPTPSEAGASASPTPDPTASQAVDVHVYVDYLSPDAGKFERANARLLAQWIEDGAATVSYHPVALLTASSNGTKYSLRSAAAAACVATHSPDQFYAFNHDLLDDQPEVGSDGLSDQELANLAGAVGVDNGKVVRKCIEEGDFVNWAKEATTRALKGPLAGSDDLVLTAAPMIVVNGEAYVGALDDPQELSTFVMSVASEAYYESTSTPTPTPSATSTPAP
- a CDS encoding ABC transporter permease, giving the protein MTTQAPVATTPRVDTGRRLTFFRAVRSETIKLTTLRSTWWSIAIAAVLTIGIAMLIAQAVDVPGFEPIQAVVMPIQFTMLLAGIIGAIAVTGEYSTGMIRSTLTAVPVRGAVLLAKSLVLALFLFVSSLVIFGVAAVAVGMIVGSRDQSIDWSDPSASFLPILVASLSMSVFALIGVAFGFILRSGAGAIAATVGLLFVLPIVGNFFSMAGEAWAWVVDAATYLPVAAAQSAILPGEGAAIEAPVAFLTLACWVVGALLAAWAVLRTRDA
- a CDS encoding metallophosphoesterase; the protein is MTLIAHLSDPHLDTSPHRLRRLEAVLAAVSFLPDVDAIVLSGDLADHGAAEEYAQLFATLPADIPTIVVPGNHDHSETMLHSQAQAGLNPALSGFIDVGEVRVIGLDSHLDARVEGHLTPDTIDFARHAASSAPGTVLLTMHHPPVPVGHDVADRWNLENTSDLEALIVGNARIIGVLTGHVHSALAASFAGVPVLGAPGIVSTMRLGSRLNPIADDTAMPGLAIHTIDGTAIRTVFHYLSPAEL
- a CDS encoding ABC transporter ATP-binding protein encodes the protein MASVTFDEATRLYPGGTRPAVDKLNLEVGDGEFLVLVGPSGCGKSTSLRMLAGLEEVNSGRILIGDRDVTDVPPKDRDIAMVFQNYALYPHMTVAENMGFALKIAGVGKEERAARVLEAAKLLDLEQYLTRKPKALSGGQRQRVAMGRAIVRQPQVFLMDEPLSNLDAKLRVQTRTQIASLQRRLGVTTVYVTHDQTEALTMGDRIAVLKDGLLQQVGSPRDLYEKPNNVFVAGFIGSPAMNLFAADLADGGVRFGTEVVPLDRDTVGRANGSQVTVGVRPEDITVGPADGKGLSVVVDLVEELGADGYLYGHTEINGKRADLVARVDGRNHPNAGETVTLAANAGHVHAFDQETGDRLNDKPVVSA
- a CDS encoding response regulator, yielding MTSPIRVLLVDDQELIRLGFRMVLESEPDIVVVGEAKDGRAAIAQSAALAPDLVLMDIRMPELDGIAATSAIVRDHPETRVLVLTTFDLDEYAFGAIRAGASGFLLKDAQRHEMLAAVRAVHRGDAALSPRITRLLLEHVGPRLGSGTPAEPDRADASRYASLTDREQEVFLAIGQGLTNAEIARALYVGESTVKTHVGRVLAKLDARDRIHAVILAHRLGLVGD
- a CDS encoding nitroreductase family protein, with the protein product MSALDAVRARQSWSKVGDTAPGREELLALVAAAGRVADHSSLRPWRLIELRGADREALGAAIAQAQGDDSPSTKPLRAPLLIAVVASYQPSEKVPRWEQEAVASGVAHVLSLLLDEAGWGVIWRTGHFTRSQPVAAMHGLADDEELLGWLYVGDKPPGKSPGRRKAVDARRLLTRLPSTQPAVAAAEPAELAENEKKAEANAEKKSAKKAKKKAKKAAKKAKKKAAKENPA
- the msrB gene encoding peptide-methionine (R)-S-oxide reductase MsrB, whose translation is MSYSVDKTEDEWRKELGEEQYAVLRQAATERAWTGELLDEERAGLYTCGACGAELFKSGTKFDSGCGWPSFYESIRPDAVELLEDDSLGMVRTEVRCATCGSHLGHVFPDGFGTPTGDRYCMNSIALNFTPDES